A portion of the Mytilus galloprovincialis chromosome 12, xbMytGall1.hap1.1, whole genome shotgun sequence genome contains these proteins:
- the LOC143055246 gene encoding uncharacterized protein LOC143055246, whose protein sequence is MICAPPKKVKGIDKSLSADGTATDGYKCPDCDKILKSISGFRGHTSRQHGKQLKATDHKANKPDVLVHVQEKENTHSSTPQISIDEIFPNAYLSTFKALEDDPMIALFGSTDFLPILQVSKHKPKVEEFFFIAFCAIFKDNASITIEADRETIFSSFHRIRLSDTLQTGGITLFQSLGFMDSSVITNFVQTFLLELMNQVLKEHLSKKMKQTQAFDNSLTDNDQKILFYIAGFIIQALHKRYNKLKVSSLKEEKLLPANPLKKDRGGLKFPTDNFYLLVRHMEIIVRQSVNLDNLSASSLCKDSLKEKIMDAFMVKHYASELFPASDNTLCLMEDIVNVFLTVRGNAVSKLHRRKLAKSNKQNVKKPSKPSSSLRQVLKPKVTN, encoded by the exons atgat TTGTGCACCCCCAAAAAAGGTCAAGGGAATTGACAAGAGTTTAAGTGCAGATGGAACTGCTACTGATGGTTACAAATGTCCTGACTGTGACAAGATTCTGAAATCTATCTCTGGGTTCCGTGGACACACTTCAAGACAACAtggaaaacaattgaaag caACAGACCACAAGGCTAATAAACCAGACgtacttgtacatgtacaggAGAAAGAAAATACACACTCTTCAACTCCCCAGATATCCATAGATGAGATTTTTCCAAATGCATACCTGTCAACATTTAAAGCCCTTGAAGATGACCCTATGATAGCTTTATTTGGATCAACAGATTTTTTGCCCATTCTGCAGGTATCAAAGCATAAGCCAAAAGTTGAGGAATTCTTTTTCATTGCATTCTGTGCCATATTCAAAGACAATGCAAGCATCACCATTGAAGCTGACAGGGAAAccattttttcaagttttcacCGCATACGTTTAAGCGACACTTTACAGACTGGTGGTATCACCCTCTTTCAATCGCTTGGTTTTATGGACTCCTCAGTCATAACaaactttgtacagacatttctGCTCGAATTGATGAATCAAGTCCTAAAGGAACATTTATCCAAAAAAATGAAGCAAACACAAGCCTTTGACAACTCTCTTACAGATAATGAccagaaaatattgttttatattgctGGGTTCATCATTCAGGCACTCCATAAGAGATACAATAAACTTAAAGTATCAAGTCTTAAAGAAGAAAAGTTATT acccgcgaacccccttaagaaAGATCGTGGTGGTCTCAAGTTTCCAACTGATAATTTTTATCTTCTGGTCCGTCACATGGAGATTATTGTAAGACAGAGTGTAAATTTGGATAATTTAAGTGCATCTTCTCTCTGTAAAGACTCACTAAAAGAAAAGATTATGGATGCATTCATGGTGAAGCACTATGCCTCTGAGCTTTTTCCAGCCAGTGACAATACTTTGTGTTTAATGGAGGACATTGTAAATGTGTTTTTAACTGTTCGTGGAAATGCAGTGAGTAAACTTCATCGCAGAAAACTTGCTAAAAGCAACAAACAGAATGTCAAAAAGCCTTCCAAGCCTTCAAGTAGTTTACGACAAGTGCTTAAACCTAAAGTTACTAATTAG